One segment of Candidatus Babeliales bacterium DNA contains the following:
- a CDS encoding FKBP-type peptidyl-prolyl cis-trans isomerase, with amino-acid sequence MKKLMIGSLIVLPVFLVAGLIESKNKRKNNKIDEPKRISKMTHKKTDSGLQYEVIKEGTGASPKKGQQVTVHYTGWLNEQGEPGKKFDSSVDRGQPFTFTLGVCQVIEGWDEGVMPMKVGEKRRLFIPSELAYGTRGAGQVIRPNADLIFDVELLKVG; translated from the coding sequence ATGAAGAAATTAATGATTGGTTCTTTAATAGTCTTGCCAGTTTTTTTAGTAGCAGGTTTGATAGAATCAAAAAATAAAAGAAAAAACAACAAAATAGATGAACCAAAAAGGATTTCAAAAATGACACATAAAAAAACTGATTCTGGTTTGCAATACGAAGTTATTAAAGAAGGAACTGGTGCTTCGCCAAAAAAGGGGCAGCAAGTGACAGTTCATTATACTGGTTGGTTGAATGAACAAGGCGAGCCTGGCAAAAAATTTGATAGCAGTGTAGATCGCGGGCAACCGTTTACCTTTACTCTTGGTGTTTGTCAAGTAATTGAAGGATGGGATGAGGGAGTTATGCCTATGAAAGTTGGTGAAAAACGTCGCTTATTTATTCCATCAGAGCTAGCTTACGGCACGCGTGGTGCAGGGCAGGTTATTCGACCAAATGCAGATCTTATTTTTGATGTGGAATTATTAAAAGTTGGTTAA